ATTCCAGTTTATGAAGATGGAAAAATGGTCGGCGTTGCTGGAAGACGCGATGTTTTTAAGAATTTTTATAGCATTGCTCAGGGTATTGCAAGCGAACAATAAATCTTAAAAGATAGTATCAATAAATTATACAAGGAAAAAGAAATGAACAGAACAGTGTTGTTAATTGATGATGAGCCAGATATTCGGGAAGTGATGGCAAAAAGATTAAAAGCATTAGAATGGGATGTTGTTACGGCGGAAAATGGTGAAGAGGGGCTTTCGGTCTTGAAAGAAAAGAAGCCAGATATTATTTTGCTGGATGTTATGATGCCTATTATGGATGGATTTGAATTTTTTAAGAATTTAAAACGGAATCAAGCGTATGCTAATATTCCGGTTGTTGTTTTAACAGCAAGACGATTGATGAAAGATACCTTCGAAGCTTTGGGTGTTACTGATTTTATTTCAAAGCCTGTTGAGGTTGAAGAACTGAAAGAAAAAATGGAGCTTGCTCTTGCTAAAAAGGCACTTGTGTTGTGTAACGATTCTGAAGCGAACGAGTGCATCCTTAAGGCTTTGGAAAGTAACGGATACAAAGGTTTTGCGACAAACGATGAAAATGATTTGCTTATGAAAGGAAAAGTTAAGGAATATGAGATTATTGTTATTCATCCAGCTTTTTTAAAGTCAGAACCAGAGGAATTCTTGCCTCGAGTAAAAGATCTTTTGTACAAAAATCCTTTTATTGCTATTTTTAGTGATGCTAGTTTGAAAGGGACGGAAGAAGGGTCGACTCTTGCCATTGAAGATAACAAGGCGAGATGGGCAAAGAATAAAATTAGTGCTTTTTTTGACGCAAGACTTGCCGATGATAACTTTTCTAAGGTTTTAAAAGGTTGGCTTTCAGAAAGTTGAGCTTTAGGTTTAATGTATTTTGCTTAAAGGAGATTAGCTATGAAGAAATCGATTGGCGCAAAGACGATTGTTTTTCCAACACCTGTATTCATTGTTGGAACCTATGACCAAGAGGACAAGCCTAATGTTATGACTGTTGCCTGGGGCGGTATTTGTTGCTCAAGTCCGGTATGCGTTTGCGTTTCATTGAGAGAGGCTACGTATAGTTATGGAAATCTTGTGAGGCGAAAGGCGTTTACAATTAGCATCCCATCTGAAGAGTATATTAAGCAAGCCGATTATTTTGGTATAGCCTCAGGAAGAAGTGAAGACAAATTCTTTAAAACAAAGTTTACAGCTGTTAAAAGCGATCTTGTGGATGCTCCGTACGTTAAGGAGTTTCCTTTTATTCTTGAGTGTACGCTTAAAGAAACTGTAAAGCTTGGATTGCACACGTTATTTATTGGTGAAGTTAAGGACATTAAAGTCGAAGAGTCTGTACTTGACGAAAAAGGTGTTCCTAACATCACAAAAGTTAAGCCTGCTGTTTTTGATTATGCGAGTCTTGCTTATTTTAGTATTGGTAAAAATCTTGGAAAAGCTTTTTCGATAGGCAAAGAAATTAAATAAAATCTATATTTGATATATTAGATTAAAAGAGGATAGAGTCGTAGGGCCTAAGAAAAGCGTGTTTACTTGCAACTCAAGAAATGGTTGGCTTTGGCGATAAAGTTAAGAGAAGAGCTTTTAAAAGATTTCAGAGAGAATTCTTTGGAAGAATGTAAGTCTTGTTCCTGAGGCCTTATCAATGATGTTTCTTCAAAGATGCATTTAAAACTGATGAGTATATATACTGATCTTGTTGAAATTAGGAAAATTATTCAAGAGAATGATGGGGAAAAAGAAAGTTCTTAAGATATTTTATTAGAATTTTGTTCTAAGTAAATAGAGTGATACTAAAAGGCAGATGCCTGGAGCCATCCAAGCAGAGAGAATCGGGGGAAGTAGCCCACCTTTTCCAAAAGCTAGTCCAACCGCATTTAATACATAAAAAATAAACCCAACACCAACCGCGATTCCTAAAGATGTAAAAGTTAGCGCTTTTCGTCGGTTAGTCATTAAAGCCAATGGAAGGCCAACAAGCAGAATAACTAAATTACTAAAAGGAAAAGCGATTTTTTGGTGAAAGTCTACACTGAGATTGTTAAGCGCTCTTTGGGCGCCGCTGCGCGTAAAACGTTTGATATATTGATGAAGCTGCTTG
The sequence above is drawn from the Candidatus Omnitrophota bacterium genome and encodes:
- a CDS encoding response regulator, translating into MNRTVLLIDDEPDIREVMAKRLKALEWDVVTAENGEEGLSVLKEKKPDIILLDVMMPIMDGFEFFKNLKRNQAYANIPVVVLTARRLMKDTFEALGVTDFISKPVEVEELKEKMELALAKKALVLCNDSEANECILKALESNGYKGFATNDENDLLMKGKVKEYEIIVIHPAFLKSEPEEFLPRVKDLLYKNPFIAIFSDASLKGTEEGSTLAIEDNKARWAKNKISAFFDARLADDNFSKVLKGWLSES
- a CDS encoding flavin reductase family protein, translated to MKKSIGAKTIVFPTPVFIVGTYDQEDKPNVMTVAWGGICCSSPVCVCVSLREATYSYGNLVRRKAFTISIPSEEYIKQADYFGIASGRSEDKFFKTKFTAVKSDLVDAPYVKEFPFILECTLKETVKLGLHTLFIGEVKDIKVEESVLDEKGVPNITKVKPAVFDYASLAYFSIGKNLGKAFSIGKEIK